Proteins encoded within one genomic window of Aspergillus nidulans FGSC A4 chromosome VII:
- a CDS encoding sugar phosphate isomerase/epimerase family protein (transcript_id=CADANIAT00009198) yields MASFPNNIAISTPCLGQNPAHKLDDKIRAAAQQGFQGLEIVYADLNGYSRAHSLPILTGAKQIRQLADDLGVVLISLAPLENFEGAKTPLKERLAVAAHWLDLARVLGASYLQIPSQYDADSIGDEAVIVSEMQQLADLASSSSPVVSIAYEPLSWGVWYSTWDDALRLTQLVDRDNFGLCLDTFHEITKFWANPFLETGVCPDGAEELAASLRRFVEQAPISKIFYVQLSDAERFNPPFSKSHPWYIEGEPAEFTWSKHARPFPLEREFGGYTPVTDVVRAWIVDSGFKGWVSMEIFDRRMRDEAYAIDTAARRAWKSWEKVQAEFKRQKA; encoded by the coding sequence atggcctcATTCCCTAATAACATCGCAATCAGCACCCCCTGCCTAGGCCAGAACCCCGCCCACAAATTAGACGACAAGATCCGCGCCGCGGCGCAACAAGGCTTTCAGGGCCTGGAAATCGTTTACGCCGATCTCAACGGCTACAGTAGAGCCCACAGCCTCCCCATTCTCACTGGCGCGAAGCAAATTCGCCAGTTAGCCGATGATCTAGGCGTGGTTCTCATTTCGCTCGCCCCGTTAGAGAACTTCGAAGGCGCAAAGACTCCGCTGAAGGAGCGCCTCGCTGTCGCCGCGCACTGGCTTGATCTTGCCCGCGTTCTTGGCGCATCGTACCTCCAGATCCCGTCGCAGTATGACGCTGACAGTATCGGCGACGAAGCTGTGATTGTCTCGGAGATGCAGCAGCTTGCGGACCTAGCTAGCTCCTCGTCGCCTGTTGTCAGCATTGCCTATGAGCCGCTGTCATGGGGTGTCTGGTACTCGACATGGGATGACGCGCTGAGGCTCACGCAGCTGGTGGACAGGGACAATTTCGGATTATGTCTGGATACATTCCATGAGATTACAAAGTTCTGGGCGAATCCGTTCTTGGAAACAGGTGTTTGTCCGGACGGTGCTGAGGAATTGGCTGCCTCGCTGCGTCGCTTCGTAGAGCAGGCTCCTATCAGCAAGATCTTCTACGTGCAATTGTCCGATGCAGAGCGGTTCAATCCACCTTTCTCGAAGAGTCACCCTTGGTATATTGAGGGCGAGCCGGCGGAATTCACATGGTCGAAGCATGCACGGCCTTTCCCGTTGGAAAGGGAGTTCGGAGGCTATACGCCTGTAACGGATGTCGTAAGGGCCTGGATTGTTGACAGCGGTTTTAAGGGATGGGTGTCGATGGAAATCTTCGATCGACGGATGCGAGATGAGGCGTATGCGATTGATACTGCGGCGAGGAGGGCCTGGAAGTCATGGGAGAAGGTCCAGGCTGAGTTTAAAAGGCAGAAGGCATGA
- a CDS encoding putative vesicle-mediated transport protein (Imh1) (transcript_id=CADANIAT00009200), protein MFQRLREAIDSRIAEEQARQRSSQESLARSNSARRPPGRNLSPSRRPSRPRRNTGTPVRGPDPTEFEQEFAIGDDDTSSRSATPRPESTGIPENTPGEGAGQAEGTASAAPEKDSMPGTETNQPPELPSEVKAKLRRLNKMESRYQELLKAYRAAHSRVLSIEPFEAALRENTPLTSIADPKALTEYFNQISLKGDLVAEELKRVTTERDEFKNKLETAVKSEKAAREELDRLKQTASGEEQSNDSKDATSKPEQSHKEIKQEAEEFFSFDNEIPRLESELKEKQEEVESLKAQTETLKRDLSVARESTEGMVHNLESATRELAELRDFKDKQEAEMKNLKISKQSEIDEIKSKLEASETAVAETNAEVEKLSAELKQKAAEIEQLQAQASKPEDADQQAELAIKLEQVKQEKEANEKRLGVLQGLVDTLRTQLKETQDTMSGLKANMDQKTEDFEKLKKVIDFLDGNLEDNVKWQESKEKVANGQEVNFEELQQTLAPAYGSEAANEKLETTPQPANATAATGAGKKKSKKKKKGGKAGEDNSKLTETATPETAPAVSQPAESSSALAELEKKIADLEQQLREKEQAIERLDSRLKGEEDLKEEIESLRDDLLNIGQEHVEAKDKIKELVAEKAALEGTISKLEAEITDLRSNNAAKSADSEKAHNDLKDEYESLKVKFTTIETELSAAQQLATTRFKDITDLRESIQKIQPELKKLRGESAELRSTKDELKSKTAELRTLESKHDDLQAEVKALKTSISDRETEVKTLNQKIKQELDSRLKAEESLTVAQSDLRYIESRKQEAIEGKQKVLSELSNVQDELKTARARLREYEQQTSQLNKELEGLRDEIQLKTAQHSSAQSLMNSMRDQASELGMQMKEARERCESLEEELADAHRLLSERTREGETMRRLLNDIEGRAEAKARDFKERMEAAIEERDRAEDEASAQGRRRARELEDLKAKLRDLEKALRSAEEDKEELEHSQKDWKRKRDHLEAQAETAVQELHDVQQAMARLREALDESEKNVRDLEKEKAELRRSVEQTNSRLEKIRKSNMLSEDSRFGTNPQSSRSSIDSGSRKGVTSPVPKARSPSTQRSDTPTGGIDYIYLKNVLLQFLEQKDKNYQKQLIPVLGMLLHFDRTDEQKWMAAITSK, encoded by the exons ATGTTTCAG CGTCTACGTGAGGCTATAGATTCGCGCATCGCCGAGGAGCAGGCTAGACAACGTTCATCTCAGGAGTCGCTAGCCCGCTCCAACTCCGCTCGTCGCCCGCCGGGTCGCAACCTCTCTCCGAGTAGACGGCCCTCACGCCCCCGGCGAAATACCGGAACCCCTGTACGCGGACCAGATCCCACCGAGTTTGAGCAGGAATTCGCTATCGGTGACGATGATACGTCAAGCAGGTCAGCCACTCCCCGGCCGGAGTCGACAGGCATACCTGAGAATACACCGGGAGAGGGTGCCGGACAGGCGGAGGGCACAGCAAGCGCAGCACCCGAGAAGGATAGCATGCCGGGAACGGAAACAAATCAGCCTCCGGAGCTACCGTCTGAGGTGAAAGCGAAACTGCGACGGCTGAACAAGATGGAATCGCGTTACCAGG AGCTGTTGAAAGCATATCGAGCGGCCCATTCTCGCGTTTTATCGATTGAACCTTTTGAAGCCGCCTTGCGGGAGAACACGCCATTGACCTCAATTGCGGATCCCAAGGCGCTGACCGAATACTTCAACCAGATTTCTCTCAAAGGAGACCTAGTAGCGGAGGAGCTCAAGCGGGTCACAACTGAAAGGGACGAGTTCAAGAACAAATTGGAAACAGCTGTGAAATCCGAGAAGGCCGCgcgggaagagctggatcgTCTCAAACAAACCGCTAGTGGCGAAGAGCAATCAAATGATAGCAAAGATGCCACTTCAAAACCAGAGCAGTCTCACAAGGAAATCAAAcaggaggccgaggagttcttttcctttgaCAACGAGATTCCTCGGCTGGAGTCcgagttgaaggagaagcaggaagaagttGAGAGTCTCAAAGCCCAGACCGAAACCTTGAAGCGGGATTTATCAGTTGCACGTGAGTCGACTGAGGGTATGGTTCATAACCTCGAATCTGCCACCCGAGAGCTTGCAGAGTTGCGTGACTTCAAGGATAAACAAGAAGCGGAGATGAAAAATCTCAAGATCTCAAAGCAAAGTGAGATTGACGAAATCAAATCCAAGCTTGAAGCGTCAGAAACCGCCGTGGCCGAGACCAATGCAGAAGTAGAGAAGCTTAGCGCggagctgaagcagaaggcagctGAAATTGAACAGCTACAGGCACAAGCCAGTAAACCGGAAGATGCTGACCAGCAGGCAGAGTTGGCGATAAAATTAGAGCAAGTTAAGCAGGAAAAGGAGGCCAATGAGAAGCGGCTTGGGGTACTACAAGGTCTAGTGGATACTCTTCGAACCCAGCTCAAAGAAACTCAGGATACGATGTCGGGTCTTAAGGCAAATATGGACCAGAAAACTGAAGAttttgagaagctgaagaaggtcATTGACTTCCTTGACGGGAACTTGGAGGATAATGTGAAATGGCAGGAATCCAAGGAAAAGGTCGCTAACGGTCAGGAAGTTAATTTCGAAGAACTACAACAGACACTGGCCCCAGCATATGGCTCAGAGGCAGCAAACGAGAAGCTTGAAACCACACCGCAGCCTGCCAACGCCACTGCTGCCACGGGAGctggaaaaaagaagagcaagaagaagaagaagggcggcAAAGCTGGGGAGGACAACAGTAAGCTCACAGAAACTGCTACTCCGGAAACCGCTCCGGCAGTGTCTCAGCCAGCCGAGTCGAGTTCAGCCCTagctgagcttgagaagaaaATTGCGGACCTTGAGCAACAACTCAGGGAGAAGGAACAAGCCATCGAACGACTTGATTCCAGGCTGaagggcgaagaagatttGAAGGAGGAAATAGAGTCTTTGCGTGATGACCTCCTTAATATCGGCCAGGAACATGTCGAAGCCAAAGACAAAATCAAGGAGCTTGTGGCGGAAAAGGCAGCTTTAGAAGGGACCATTTCCAAACTGGAGGCAGAGATTACGGATCTTCGCTCGAATAACGCCGCAAAGTCGGCGGATTCTGAGAAAGCTCATAATGATTTGAAGGATGAATACGAGAGTCTCAAAGTAAAATTCACGACAATCGAAACAGAACTCTCTGCTGCACAGCAACTGGCTACTACAAGGTTCAAAGATATAACAGATTTGCGCGAGTCCATCCAAAAGATCCAACCGGAACTCAAGAAGTTGAGGGGCGAAAGCGCGGAACTCAGGTCAACTAAAGATgagctgaagagcaagactGCTGAGCTGAGAACTTTGGAAAGCAAGCATGACGATTTGCAAGCGGAAGTCAAGGCACTGAAGACTTCGATCTCCGATCGCGAAACGGAAGTGAAGACTCTCAATCAAAAGATCAAGCAAGAGCTGGATAGCCGATTGAAAGCGGAAGAAAGCCTGACGGTTGCTCAGTCCGATCTCCGCTATATTGAGAGCAGGAAGCAAGAAGCCATCGAGGGTAAACAGAAGGTCTTGTCGGAACTCTCAAACGTTCAAGACGAGCTGAAAACAGCGCGGGCACGACTACGAGAATACGAGCAGCAAACATCTCAACTTaacaaggagcttgaaggaTTGCGGGACGAAATTCAGCTGAAGACAGCTCAACATTCTAGCGCGCAAAGTCTCATGAACAGCATGCGTGACCAGGCATCCGAGCTCGGCATGCAGATGAAAGAAGCTCGGGAACGATGCGAGAGTCTAGAAGAGGAACTAGCAGATGCACATCGTCTTCTTAGCGAACGGACTCGCGAAGGGGAAACCATGAGGCGCCTACTTAACGACATCGAAGGCCGGGCCGAGGCGAAAGCCCGCGACTTCAAAGAGAGAATGGAGGCAGCCATTGAAGAACGGGACCGTGCCGAAGACGAAGCAAGCGCTCAGGGTCGACGTCGAGCACGCGAGCTAGAAGACCTCAAAGCGAAGCTCCgggacttggagaaggcCCTACGAAGTGCAGAagaggacaaggaagagTTGGAGCATTCCCAaaaagactggaaacgcaAACGGGACCACCTTGAGGCACAGGCTGAGACAGCAGTTCAGGAGCTCCACGACGTTCAACAAGCCATGGCTCGGTTACGCGAGGCTTTGGATGAGAGCGAGAAAAACGTCCGTGAcctggagaaagagaaggctgaATTACGTCGCTCAGTAGAGCAGACGAACTCGCGATTAGAGAAAATACGCAAGTCAAATATGCTCTCCGAAGACAGCCGCTTTGGAACGAATCCGCAGTCATCACGTTCGTCTATTGATTCTGGGTCCCGGAAAGGTGTTACTTCTCCTGTTCCAAAGGCGCGCAGCCCTTCCACCCAAAGGAGTGATACACCGACTGGCGGCATCGACTACATCTATCTTAAGAACGTGCTCCTCCAGTTTCTGGAacagaaagacaagaactATCAGAAGCAGCTTATTCCCGTCCTGGGGATGCTTCTGCACTTTGACCG AACGGACGAGCAGAAGTGGATGGCAGCTATAACCTCGAAGTAG
- a CDS encoding protein ngn16 (transcript_id=CADANIAT00009199) has product MSEQPTIRLATAEDVPLILQFIRELADYEKALQEVEATEKSLLATLSFPDDTPKRGSVYTALITPPATPENPSPKPVGMALFFYNYSTWRAAPGIYLEDLYVQPAARGKGYGFKLLKWLAAKVLEIRGRRLEWSVLTWNEPSIKFYKQVGAKAMDEWLKMMVEGEALERLAEGAL; this is encoded by the exons ATGTCGGAACAACCAACTATCAGACTCGCGACAGCGGAAG ATGTCCCCCTGATCCTGCAATTCATCCGCGAACTCGCCGATTACGAAAAAGCCTTGCAAGAAGTCGAAGCCACCGAGAAATCCCTTCTCGCGACCTTGTCCTTCCCCGACGACACCCCCAAGCGGGGCTCCGTCTATACCGCACTCATCACGCCCCCCGCGACGCCCGAGAATCCGTCACCCAAGCCCGTTGGCATGGCTCTCTTCTTCTACAACTATTCTACTTGGCGCGCAGCCCCGGGTATCTACCTCGAGGACCTATACGTGCAGCCCGCGGCGCGGGGAAAAGGATATGGGTTTAAGCTGCTGAAGTGGCTGGCTGCCAAGGTACTCGAGATTAGGGGGAGACGCTTGGAGTGGAGTGTCCTTACATGGAATGAGCCGAGTATCAAATTTTATAAACAAGTAGGCGCGAAGGCTATGGACGAatggttgaagatgatggttGAGGGGGAGGCTCTGGAGCGGCTGGCGGAAGGGGCTCTGTGA
- a CDS encoding uncharacterized protein (transcript_id=CADANIAT00009201), with the protein MVVGVGGDNNGGGGRWLEKLGKPETFALMAGSEVDKEVAATEGMSGRESDACRESRSGRSGEGTDAPLSAILTSKLGRRPR; encoded by the coding sequence ATGGTTGTAGGAGTCGGAGGGGACAACAACGGAGGCGGGGGAAGATGGCTAGAGAAGCTTGGAAAACCGGAGACTTTTGCGCTTATGGCGGGAAGCGAAGTCGACAAAGAAGTTGCAGCGACCGAGGGAATGTCGGGAAGGGAGAGTGACGCATGTAGAGAGTCTAGGTCTGGGAGGTCGGGCGAGGGAACAGATGCTCCACTGTCGGCCATTCTCACATCGAAGCTTGGAAGGAGACCACGCTAA
- a CDS encoding anoctamin family protein (transcript_id=CADANIAT00009197) — protein sequence MGPSTMSPNCRHTVQIKTTLTEHVPFGRYGVLGSTVQQITILRQAHEGPKLAKLRVQLGRMTTFKVLISFISIAGPLGVGWFFLDSPLSDLLLPKPKLGFDQIIEMASSALSGSHNNFYADYVIQYNYANTEPTKASEELELLLRKLWEVGLQAEVRPGEDSNLLVFVRASRKKSLRRAIYQSRIRDWLHGVRNSEPEDESSAEPQTESERLRIINHMITLPHNVGGAGITPKHGHWKNVLAVFPLHDEEKNREYLADWSKKTFLSEEDLDQIRGKFGESVGFYFAFLQSYFKFLLFPAVFGFSCWLLLGSFSIIYTVVNCLWGVIFIEYWKRQEEDLSCRWQTKGVSVVRSKRREFKPEREVYDQVTGETRGVFPATTRLQRQLLQVPFALVALVALGAIIATCFAIEIFISEVYTGPLKSYLVFIPTILLSALIPTMSGVLVSIATKLNDYENYETQTAYDTALTQKIFVINFITSYFPILLTAFVYIPFASLIVPHLDVFHLTVRPFVSKEKATTAHENFTINPDRLRKQVIYFTVTAQVVGFAMETIVPFLKQRFAREYKEYKKKKYGRVNSGLVSETQKETQHSYDDHEDEVQFLTRVRKEADLDDYNVTDDLREMCIQFGYLALFSPVWPLVPVSFLVNNWVELRSDFFKIIVECKRPTPIRVDTIGPWLDTLGFLSWVGSITSAALVYMFNTSTNGPNGEPSAIKGWALLLTIFFAEHLYLIVRYVVQATIAKFEPHNVRREKTEQYMIRKRYLEATLGARSSDEEEEVTAKDESMELSDLTRKSLEDDTRAWSKHNTVAEERFWMRQKGWRESAQVAASIIESQAKPDMKKQQ from the exons ATGGGGCCATCAACCATGAGCCCGAACTGCAGACATACAGTTCAAATCAAGACGACGCTCACCGAACATGTACCATTTGGTAGATATGGTGTCCTAGGTTCGACCG TACAGCAGATCACTATCTTGCGCCAAGCCCACGAAGGGCCCAAACTCGCTAAGCTTCGTGTCCAGCTTGGGCGGATGACGACATTTAAAGTTCTCATCTCCTTTATTTCTATCGCCGGCCCTCTAGGTGTGGGATGGTTTTTTCTCGATTCCCCCCTCTCAGACTTACTTCTACCCAAGCCTAAACTAGGCTTTGACCAAATCATTGAGATGGCATCCTCCGCCCTGAGTGGCTCCCATAACAACTTTTATGCAGACTACGTCATCCAATATAACTATGCCAATACCG AACCGACAAAGGCGTCTGAGGAGCTAGAGCTGCTGCTCCGGAAACTATGGGAGGTGGGATTGCAGGCTGAGGTGAGACCGGGCGAGGACTCGAATCTGCTTGTGTTCGTCCGGGCTTCGAGGAAAAAGAGCCTGCGGCGCGCCATTTATCAGTCTCG CATACGCGATTGGCTGCACGGCGTCCGTAACTCCGAACCCGAGGACGAGTCTTCCGCCGAACCGCAGACGGAATCTGAGCGATTACGCATCATCAACCATATGATCACACTTCCACATAACGTGGGTGGTGCCGGTATTACCCCTAAGCATGGACACTGGAAGAACGTGCTGGCGGTTTTCCCACTCcatgacgaggagaagaataggGAGTACTTGGCGGATTGGAGCAAGAAGACGTTTTTGTCGGAGGAAGATTTAGATCAGATACGGGGTAAATTCGGGGAGAGT GTGGGCTTCTACTTTGCGTTCCTGCAATCCTACTTCAAATTTCTGCTCTTTCCCGCAGTGTTCGGGTTCTCTTGTTGGTTGCTGCTTGGGTCATTCTCTATTATCTACACCGTGGTTAACTGCCTGTGGGGCGTTATCTTCATTGAATACTGGAAGCGGCAAGAGGAGGACCTCAGTTGCCGATGGCAGACCAAAGGCGTGTCTGTTGTTCGCTCCAAGCGGCGGGAATTCAAACCTGAGAGAGAGGTATATGACCAGGTTACAGGCGAGACAAGGGGAGTCTTCCCGGCGACTACTCGGCTGCAACGGCAGCTTCTCCAGGTCCCTTTCGCTTTGGTGGCATTGGTGGCTTTGGGGGCAATTATCGCAACTTGCTTCGCTATCGAAATATTCATCTCGGAAGTCTACACTGGGCCGCTGAAGTCATACTTG GTCTTTATCCCGACTATTCTGCTCTCAGCTCTTATCCCGACCATGAGTGGAGTGCTTGTTTCGATAGCAACAAAACTCAACGACTACGAAAATTACGAAACACAGACTGCCTACGATACAGCGTTGACGCAGAAAATCTTTGTTATTAACTTCATCACCTCGTATTTTCCGATTCTATTAACTGCCTTTGTCTATATCCCGTTTGCCAGCTTGATAGTCCCTCATCTCGACGTCTTCCACTTGACCGTTCGGCCGTTTGTGTCGAAGGAAAAAGCAACCACTGCGCACGAAAACTTCACTATCAACCCTGATAGACTGCGGAAGCAGGTCATCTACTTTACCGTCACCGCCCAGGTGGTCGGTTTTGCGATGGAGACCATTGTGCCATTCTTGAAGCAGCGGTTCGCTCGCGAATACAAGGagtacaagaagaagaagtacggaCGTGTAAACTCTGGTTTAGTGAGCGAGACGCAAAAGGAAACACAACACTCGTACGATGACCATGAGGACGAGGTACAATTCCTCACGCGCGTCCGCAAAGAGGCCGACCTCGATGACTATAACGTTACCGACGACTTGCGAGAAATGTGCATTCAGTTCGGCTACTTAGCTCTGTTCTCACCTGTTTGGCCACTGGTTCCGGTTTCCTTCCTAGTCAACAACTGGGTGGAGCTCCGGTCCGACTTTTTTAAGATCATCGTCGAGTGCAAGAGACCTACTCCCATACGCGTGGACACAATTGGACCCTGGCTGGACACCCTAGGCTTTCTCTCCTGGGTAGGAAGCATAACAAGCGCGGCGCTGGTGTACATGTTCAACACAAGCACCAACGGTCCAAACGGCGAGCCGTCAGCAATAAAAGGATGGGCGCTCCTGCTAACCATATTTTTCGCGGAGCACCTTTACCTGATTGTTCGCTATGTCGTCCAAGCAACGATCGCCAAGTTTGAGCCGCACAATGTCCGCCGCGAGAAGACGGAACAGTACATGATCCGCAAGCGATACCTGGAGGCCACTCTAGGGGCGCGCAGcagcgatgaggaagaggaggttaCGGCGAAGGATGAGTCCATGGAGCTGTCCGACCTAACGCGTAAGTCGCTCGAAGATGACACGCGGGCTTGGTCGAAGCATAATACGGTTGCTGAGGAGCGGTTCTGGATGCGGCAGAAGGGTTGGCGGGAGTCTGCCCAGGTGGCAGCTTCAATTATTGAAAGCCAGGCGAAACCGGAtatgaagaagcagcaataG
- a CDS encoding metallophosphatase domain-containing protein (transcript_id=CADANIAT00009196), which produces MSSPFHRRPFPDYLFASPLAAFLYPLHHLLSQLRGPPRLPPPDARPIRVVCISDTHTLELADVPDGDLLIHAGDLCNDGSAKEIQAAVDWLRKLPHPQKVVICGNHDSYFDIRSRRFEDRDQSLATVSSSTASLRSVDDFDFPHCIDWGDIHYLQHSSVTVTFPPLPQTPSSSSALLASRPRSLTIYGAPQIPAIVPFGPEHAFAYPAHHDAWSGTIPPNTDILVTHTPPQSHLDLSPVFSTGCPFLLSEAWRIRPALHVFGHVHAAYGREPVYWDEAQKAWERICSSRRPRARKSRFSSLFGLLRDLLDVPGWVDAAQVLAYGVLGVIWAKVWGGENRGGWMVNAACMYRDSGRLGNKPQVVVL; this is translated from the coding sequence ATGTCGTCTCCATTCCATCGCCGTCCTTTTCCCGACTATCTCTTCGCCTCGCCTCTCGCCGCGTTCCTCTACCCTCTCCACCACCTGCTATCACAACTTCGCGGCCCTCCTCGATTGCCTCCTCCAGACGCCCGTCCGATTCGGGTTGTTTGCATCTCCGATACTCACACGTTAGAATTGGCCGATGTGCCTGACGGAGACCTCCTAATCCACGCAGGGGACTTGTGCAACGACGGCAGTGCCAAGGAGATTCAAGCCGCTGTCGACTGGCTGCGCAagcttcctcatccacagaAGGTTGTCATCTGCGGCAATCACGATAGCTATTTTGATATCCGGTCGAGGCGCTTCGAAGACCGCGACCAGTCCCTCGCGACCGTCTCTTCATCCACAGCCTCCCTCCGCTCTGTTGACGATTTCGACTTCCCGCACTGTATCGACTGGGGTGATATCCACTACCTCCAACATTCCTCTGTCACCGTAActttccctcctcttcctcaaactccttcctcttcttctgctctaCTAGCCTCTCGGCCGCGCTCACTTACTATCTACGGTGCGCCCCAAATACCCGCCATTGTGCCGTTCGGCCCCGAACACGCATTTGCCTACCCTGCCCATCATGACGCGTGGTCGGGGACTATCCCCCCCAACACCGACATCCTGGTTACCCACACTCCCCCACAATCCCATTTAGATCTCTCTCCTGTCTTTTCGACCGGGTGTCCGTTCCTCTTGTCAGAAGCCTGGCGCATTCGCCCCGCACTTCACGTTTTTGGGCACGTCCATGCTGCATATGGCCGGGAGCCTGTTTACTGGGATGAGGCTCAGAAAGCGTGGGAGCGAATCTGCAGTTCTCGTCGGCCTCGTGCGCGGAAATCGCGCTTCAGCTCGCTTTTTGGGCTTCTGCGCGATTTGCTTGACGTTCCCGGCTGGGTTGACGCCGCCCAAGTGCTTGCGTACGGCGTACTAGGGGTGATATGGGCCAAAGTCTGGGGCGGCGAGAACCGGGGGGGATGGATGGTCAATGCAGCATGCATGTACCGGGATTCTGGTCGGCTGGGAAATAAGCCGCAAGTGGTAGTTTTGTAG